The following are encoded together in the Natronolimnobius sp. AArcel1 genome:
- a CDS encoding PAS domain-containing protein, with amino-acid sequence MKRRSIPALDRVSDAFFALDTDFRFTYLNRRAQSLLKRSRSELIGRVMWDEFPETVETQFPDGFHQAMDKQIPVSFEVYHTRLETWFEARAYPSETGLSVYMRDVTERKQQETALAQHAAVVEAISDGVLTLSQDRRIVSVNSALEHLLGTSRAELVGEHVEILTELADVADEQALEMGRAITDIDTGATETRTLEAAITNAAGVERMSEFRFVPIEDKTATVACVIRDITDQHEYERVATSLHEITRWLLDSDDPEEICAIAVHAGSDLLGLPISGAWLLEEEHGYLEPVAGTADAHDEFGGLPRFNPGEGLVWDVFEAGGVEQFDDLEAEDDLYNPETPIRSEIIAPIGTHGILMTGSFEANRFDETDVDLVSTLVENTRAALDRADREQILRDRTVELERQTERLESVADVLSNDLQQQLEEVADALDDDPTDDSWQFPLAEESVGTTLDRAERLIDDVREFARNASSVRTRSRIRLEQAVLEAADSSQLIAENVIVEQEATLRADSDRFISFLEAAFNDVAARSDTDKGRDVTVWIDVVGLENEDTRSRGFFLRDDAAESYAATHDRVFDPASPGNETARNGLGLALVKAIADAHDWRLSVDCGPDGGTQIDVRDVMTLELVDAENP; translated from the coding sequence GTGAAACGCCGATCGATCCCAGCGCTCGATCGCGTTTCAGACGCGTTTTTCGCACTCGATACGGACTTTCGGTTTACGTATCTCAACCGGCGCGCACAGTCGCTGCTCAAGCGTTCGCGCTCGGAACTCATCGGCCGAGTCATGTGGGATGAGTTCCCCGAAACCGTCGAGACGCAGTTTCCCGACGGCTTTCATCAGGCGATGGACAAACAGATTCCTGTCTCGTTCGAAGTCTATCATACCCGCCTCGAGACCTGGTTCGAAGCGCGGGCGTACCCCTCCGAGACCGGCCTGTCGGTGTACATGCGCGACGTCACCGAGCGAAAGCAACAGGAGACCGCCCTCGCCCAGCATGCGGCCGTCGTTGAAGCGATCAGCGACGGCGTCCTCACACTGAGCCAGGACCGCCGAATCGTCTCCGTCAACAGCGCACTCGAGCACCTGCTTGGAACGTCCCGTGCTGAACTCGTCGGTGAACACGTCGAAATTCTCACTGAACTAGCCGACGTTGCGGATGAACAGGCACTCGAAATGGGGCGTGCGATCACCGACATCGACACCGGCGCGACCGAGACGCGTACGCTCGAGGCGGCGATCACGAACGCGGCCGGCGTCGAACGGATGAGCGAATTTCGGTTTGTCCCGATTGAAGACAAGACAGCGACCGTCGCCTGCGTGATTCGCGACATTACCGACCAGCACGAGTACGAGCGCGTCGCGACGTCGCTACACGAGATTACTCGCTGGCTGCTTGACTCCGACGATCCCGAGGAGATCTGTGCGATCGCCGTCCACGCCGGTAGCGACCTGCTTGGCCTCCCAATCAGCGGCGCATGGCTACTCGAGGAAGAACATGGCTATCTCGAGCCAGTCGCGGGAACCGCTGACGCACACGACGAGTTCGGTGGCCTCCCGCGATTCAATCCCGGGGAGGGACTCGTCTGGGACGTCTTCGAAGCCGGCGGCGTCGAACAATTCGACGATCTCGAGGCCGAAGATGACCTCTATAACCCCGAAACCCCCATTCGGTCGGAGATCATCGCACCAATTGGAACCCACGGTATCCTCATGACTGGCTCGTTCGAAGCCAATCGCTTCGACGAGACCGATGTCGACCTCGTTTCGACGCTGGTCGAAAACACCCGTGCCGCACTCGACCGTGCAGACCGCGAGCAGATCCTTCGCGATCGAACCGTCGAACTCGAGCGCCAGACAGAGCGACTCGAGAGCGTTGCGGACGTGCTCTCGAACGACCTTCAACAGCAACTCGAGGAGGTCGCGGACGCACTCGATGATGATCCGACTGACGACTCGTGGCAGTTCCCACTCGCAGAGGAGTCCGTCGGCACGACACTGGACCGGGCTGAACGGCTCATCGACGACGTCCGGGAGTTCGCCCGAAACGCCTCGTCAGTTCGAACCCGAAGCCGGATTCGCCTCGAGCAGGCCGTTCTCGAGGCTGCTGATAGTTCACAGCTGATCGCAGAGAACGTCATCGTCGAGCAAGAAGCGACGCTCAGAGCTGATTCCGACCGGTTCATCTCGTTCCTCGAGGCGGCGTTCAACGACGTCGCAGCGCGAAGCGACACTGACAAGGGACGAGACGTAACCGTCTGGATCGACGTGGTCGGCCTCGAGAACGAGGATACCCGCTCGCGTGGCTTTTTCCTGCGAGACGATGCGGCCGAGAGTTATGCTGCAACGCACGACCGCGTGTTCGATCCCGCATCCCCGGGGAACGAAACGGCGCGAAACGGATTAGGACTCGCACTCGTCAAAGCCATCGCCGACGCCCATGACTGGCGGTTATCGGTCGACTGCGGCCCGGATGGTGGCACACAGATCGACGTCAGAGACGTGATGACACTCGAGTTGGTCGATGCCGAGAATCCATAG